A single genomic interval of Fibrobacter sp. UWB13 harbors:
- a CDS encoding MarR family winged helix-turn-helix transcriptional regulator, with protein MICPQLKLENQLCFPLYAVSKEITRRYSPFLEPLDLTYTQYIVMLVLWEEKKCNVTELGQKLYLDSGTLTPLLKKLESKGYITRTREASDERCLSVSLTDEGEKLQHKAASVPKSMASCVNLPEDEAKALYHTLYKILESFRKNA; from the coding sequence ATGATTTGTCCTCAACTAAAACTTGAAAATCAACTATGCTTTCCGTTGTATGCAGTATCCAAGGAAATCACGCGCCGTTACTCGCCATTCCTGGAGCCGCTAGACCTCACCTACACGCAGTACATCGTGATGCTCGTGTTGTGGGAAGAGAAAAAATGTAACGTCACTGAACTCGGACAAAAGCTCTACCTTGATTCAGGAACGCTCACACCGCTCCTGAAAAAGCTCGAGAGCAAAGGCTACATCACACGAACCCGCGAAGCAAGCGACGAGCGTTGCCTTTCGGTAAGCCTGACCGATGAAGGTGAAAAGTTGCAGCACAAAGCAGCGAGCGTTCCTAAGTCCATGGCAAGTTGCGTAAATTTGCCCGAAGACGAGGCCAAGGCGCTTTACCACACGCTTTACAAAATCTTGGAAAGCTTTAGGAAAAACGCATGA
- a CDS encoding low molecular weight protein-tyrosine-phosphatase produces MIKILFVCHGNICRSPMAEFVMKKLVRDISSSAKQVTTNTALTATDFEIASAATSTEEIGNPVYPPARRMLASHGIDCSGKTARQMTVADYNHYDYIVLMDQNNLRNLHWILPRDIYERELAQYQEAREPAQKQDARDSQAHKVSLLMDWAGKNRDVADPWYTGDFNATWQDVNEGCTALLQHILKNS; encoded by the coding sequence ATGATAAAAATCTTGTTCGTATGTCACGGGAACATCTGCAGAAGCCCGATGGCAGAATTTGTAATGAAAAAGTTGGTACGCGACATTAGTTCGTCCGCAAAACAAGTCACGACGAACACAGCGTTAACCGCCACAGACTTTGAGATTGCATCTGCAGCGACAAGCACCGAAGAAATCGGAAATCCGGTGTACCCGCCTGCAAGGCGCATGCTCGCCAGTCACGGCATCGACTGCAGCGGGAAAACGGCCCGACAAATGACCGTCGCTGACTACAACCATTACGACTACATCGTGCTCATGGATCAAAACAACCTGCGGAATCTCCATTGGATTTTGCCCCGCGACATTTACGAACGAGAACTCGCACAGTATCAAGAAGCCCGAGAACCTGCACAGAAACAAGATGCGCGTGATTCCCAAGCTCACAAAGTTTCACTCCTTATGGATTGGGCGGGCAAAAACCGCGACGTTGCAGATCCTTGGTACACAGGCGATTTCAACGCCACTTGGCAAGACGTCAACGAAGGCTGTACCGCCTTGCTACAGCACATTTTGAAAAATTCATAG
- a CDS encoding carbohydrate-binding protein, with translation MKNKFLFLFLAVSASQAAVNLGVSLGDSIKPVTHVATGSLYGLTESLPSNIERDVAPLKPNVFLSPARSGNGRQQPIGGAFLVAPRVESIGAKIQIRLADVLPGWPYKFQNMDHWKNEVKSVINDKLKSNNKNFDGYEIWNEPNDTWKSNIDFNSGLWKQTYDLIRQMDPGAKIIGPSYSFYHASQMEAFIKYCAQNNCLPDVVSWHQWGSGGFVGAVETYRALEKKYNVTPRPLSINEYSSTEHSEEGCPGLSVPFIAKFERHGVESAMISWWFVPLPGRLGSLLTKDNERGGGWWLYKWYGDMSGYMAKVTPPNDKSDGVDGFAALDKKKGFASIVLGGNTKGDVNVNISGIPAEFGSQVNVSVEYVVWENKDKAVPSTTTVSNKDYDVSGGKITVPVNITNTKYGYRVYITPIIPQAPYKDTAMEIPGKVEVENYDVGGSGKAYLDLDDDNKGGEYREDAVDIVKAGNGYAVGYTQEGEWLEYTVKVAEKEDYAVSVCYATSSENTGMKLYVDGKVALDNVAFPQGAGWETYSTVDAGKVSLSAGEHVLKLEIVGNYVNIDWLNFESEKTIAIGKPAMHAVLHEASYDVFDMQGRLVAKLKAFGSESLRSKISATVKRPGTYIAKPQTDGKMLRISVK, from the coding sequence ATGAAAAACAAATTTCTCTTTTTATTTTTGGCGGTTTCTGCTTCTCAGGCCGCGGTGAATCTGGGTGTAAGTCTTGGCGATAGCATCAAGCCGGTGACGCATGTGGCGACGGGCTCGCTTTATGGCCTTACTGAGAGTCTTCCGAGCAATATCGAGCGTGATGTCGCCCCGCTCAAGCCGAACGTGTTCCTTTCTCCGGCGCGCAGCGGTAACGGTCGCCAACAGCCGATTGGTGGGGCTTTCCTTGTGGCACCCCGTGTCGAAAGCATCGGTGCGAAAATTCAGATTCGCCTTGCTGACGTTTTGCCGGGATGGCCGTACAAGTTCCAGAATATGGACCACTGGAAAAATGAAGTAAAATCGGTCATCAACGACAAGCTTAAATCAAACAACAAGAATTTTGACGGTTACGAAATCTGGAACGAGCCGAATGACACTTGGAAATCGAATATCGACTTCAATTCCGGTCTCTGGAAACAGACTTACGATTTGATTCGGCAGATGGACCCTGGTGCAAAGATTATCGGCCCTTCGTACTCTTTCTACCACGCTTCGCAAATGGAAGCGTTTATCAAGTATTGTGCACAGAATAACTGCTTGCCCGATGTCGTGAGCTGGCACCAGTGGGGGAGTGGTGGCTTTGTTGGAGCTGTCGAAACCTACCGCGCGCTTGAAAAAAAGTATAACGTGACTCCGCGTCCGCTGAGCATCAACGAATATTCTTCGACGGAGCATTCCGAAGAAGGTTGTCCGGGTTTGTCGGTGCCGTTTATTGCAAAGTTTGAACGTCACGGCGTCGAAAGCGCAATGATTTCCTGGTGGTTTGTACCGCTTCCAGGTCGTTTGGGGAGCCTTCTCACCAAGGACAATGAACGTGGCGGTGGCTGGTGGCTTTATAAGTGGTATGGCGACATGAGCGGTTACATGGCTAAAGTGACCCCGCCGAACGACAAGAGCGATGGCGTGGACGGTTTTGCCGCTCTCGACAAGAAGAAGGGCTTTGCAAGTATCGTGCTTGGCGGCAACACCAAGGGCGATGTGAATGTGAATATTTCGGGCATCCCTGCAGAATTTGGCAGTCAGGTAAATGTCTCTGTAGAATATGTTGTATGGGAAAATAAGGACAAGGCAGTGCCTTCGACCACGACTGTATCAAATAAGGATTACGATGTAAGTGGCGGAAAGATTACGGTGCCTGTAAATATCACGAATACAAAGTATGGCTATCGTGTGTATATCACGCCGATTATTCCGCAAGCCCCTTACAAGGATACGGCTATGGAGATTCCTGGTAAAGTCGAAGTCGAAAATTACGATGTAGGCGGTTCGGGCAAGGCTTATCTTGATTTGGATGATGACAACAAGGGTGGTGAATATCGCGAAGACGCTGTTGATATCGTGAAGGCCGGCAATGGCTATGCCGTTGGTTACACGCAAGAGGGCGAATGGCTTGAGTACACTGTGAAGGTTGCTGAAAAAGAAGATTACGCGGTTTCAGTCTGCTATGCGACTTCTTCGGAAAATACGGGTATGAAGCTGTATGTCGATGGCAAGGTCGCCTTGGACAATGTCGCGTTCCCGCAAGGCGCGGGCTGGGAAACTTATTCGACGGTCGATGCCGGGAAGGTGAGCCTTTCGGCGGGCGAGCATGTGCTCAAGCTTGAAATTGTCGGAAACTACGTCAATATCGACTGGCTGAACTTTGAAAGCGAAAAGACGATTGCGATTGGAAAGCCTGCGATGCACGCTGTTCTGCATGAGGCTAGTTATGATGTGTTCGATATGCAAGGTCGCCTTGTTGCAAAATTGAAGGCGTTCGGCTCCGAAAGTTTGCGCTCAAAAATTTCAGCTACGGTGAAGCGCCCTGGAACCTACATTGCAAAGCCTCAAACGGACGGAAAAATGTTGCGAATTTCGGTGAAATAG
- a CDS encoding co-chaperone YbbN: MIGLRKNLAMKVAIFVVSAVLAAGASEDIKIVKINDDNFEKEILQSKKPVILEVSSTSCPPCLVMIPTLIGIAKNYSDIKIASIGIDEPNIEKIKNTLPIRAFPTFFFIKDGRIINQRVGVVKEPELLSALDYTPKPSAAQKTKNKSKKKNAHKNLVCKVDGQFNGLKNLVTISFVFGDSEIENVDIVTDVFVPPEQFDRRDQMMEHIRASGKGEVVPTMTGFQMHIDNDCRFMKAMDMKRTSTYGEMRAGLELQGFACK, from the coding sequence ATGATCGGCTTAAGAAAAAATTTGGCGATGAAGGTTGCTATCTTTGTTGTGTCTGCGGTTCTTGCGGCGGGGGCGTCCGAAGATATTAAAATCGTTAAAATCAACGATGACAATTTCGAAAAGGAAATTCTGCAATCCAAGAAGCCTGTGATTCTGGAAGTTTCGTCGACGAGCTGCCCGCCGTGCCTTGTCATGATTCCGACGCTTATCGGTATTGCGAAAAATTACAGCGATATCAAGATTGCGTCTATCGGGATTGACGAACCGAATATCGAGAAAATCAAGAATACGCTCCCGATTCGGGCGTTTCCGACGTTCTTTTTCATCAAGGATGGTCGCATTATAAACCAGCGCGTGGGCGTTGTCAAGGAACCGGAGCTTCTGAGCGCGTTGGATTACACCCCAAAGCCAAGTGCTGCGCAAAAGACGAAGAACAAATCGAAAAAGAAGAATGCGCACAAGAATCTTGTCTGCAAGGTGGATGGCCAGTTCAATGGACTCAAGAATCTTGTGACGATTTCGTTTGTGTTCGGCGATTCAGAAATTGAAAATGTCGATATCGTGACGGATGTGTTTGTGCCACCGGAACAGTTCGACAGGCGCGACCAGATGATGGAACATATCCGTGCAAGTGGCAAGGGCGAGGTGGTCCCGACGATGACGGGGTTCCAGATGCATATCGATAATGATTGCCGATTCATGAAGGCGATGGACATGAAGCGCACTTCGACTTATGGCGAGATGCGGGCCGGGCTTGAATTGCAAGGTTTTGCTTGCAAGTAG
- a CDS encoding PIN domain-containing protein codes for MKVLLDTNIIIHREASHVVNQDIGILFKWLDRTHCEKIVHSKSIEEILKNKNTTIVESFKAKIQNYEILQNPSPMAEKVLVVSKMMDTTENDSVDTILLNEVFCNRVDLLITEDKKIHTKAAALIISDKVFNIDRFLEKIFSENPELVNYKVLNVQKVPFGKIDLNDPFFQSLKNDYAGFDKWFLRKYDESAYITINSNNGKLLSFLYVKKEDVSESYADITPPLPPKKRLKVGTFKVISNGFRLGERFLKIIFDNALKNKVEEIYVTIFDRTDEQKRLIALMEKWGFVYWGKKGDESVYVRDFNPNFAIDDVCKTYPYISKNRDTFIVPIYPDYHTELLPDSILNTESPSDFVEDSPHRNSISKVYVSRAYEPHPKMGDLLVFYRTGGLYKSVITTIGIVTEIKENFSNKEEFVVYCRKGSVFPEKELEKMWDYRPQRPFVVSFLYVYSFPNRINMSKLIDMGIFNGVNDAPRGFRLISKNQFECILKETDSEGCFIVD; via the coding sequence ATGAAGGTCTTGCTAGATACAAACATCATCATTCACAGAGAAGCTAGTCATGTGGTTAACCAGGATATCGGCATTCTCTTCAAATGGCTAGATCGCACCCACTGCGAAAAAATCGTCCATTCTAAATCAATTGAAGAAATTCTCAAGAACAAAAACACTACAATCGTTGAGTCTTTCAAGGCAAAAATTCAGAACTACGAAATTCTGCAAAATCCTTCACCTATGGCAGAAAAAGTCCTCGTCGTATCAAAAATGATGGACACAACCGAAAATGACTCCGTAGACACCATTTTGCTTAACGAAGTATTTTGCAATCGTGTAGACTTGCTGATCACCGAAGACAAAAAGATTCATACAAAAGCAGCCGCTCTAATTATTTCAGACAAGGTCTTCAATATTGATCGATTTCTAGAAAAGATTTTCTCCGAAAATCCGGAATTGGTCAATTACAAAGTCTTGAATGTTCAAAAGGTTCCTTTTGGAAAGATTGATTTGAACGATCCATTCTTTCAGTCCTTAAAAAATGACTATGCGGGATTTGATAAATGGTTCCTGCGAAAATATGACGAGTCCGCTTATATCACCATCAATTCAAACAACGGCAAGTTGCTCTCGTTCCTTTACGTTAAGAAAGAAGATGTATCAGAAAGCTACGCCGACATCACTCCACCATTGCCACCAAAGAAGCGTTTAAAGGTCGGTACATTCAAAGTTATCAGCAACGGCTTTAGACTTGGTGAAAGATTCTTAAAGATCATTTTCGACAACGCCTTGAAAAACAAGGTCGAAGAAATCTACGTAACGATTTTCGACAGGACCGACGAGCAGAAGCGGTTGATCGCCCTTATGGAAAAGTGGGGCTTTGTCTATTGGGGTAAGAAAGGTGACGAGAGCGTATATGTTCGCGATTTTAATCCGAATTTCGCTATAGACGATGTTTGCAAAACTTATCCCTATATTTCAAAAAATCGCGATACATTTATAGTTCCCATTTATCCCGATTACCATACGGAACTGTTGCCAGACTCCATTTTAAACACGGAATCGCCGAGCGACTTTGTGGAGGATTCACCTCATCGGAACAGCATTTCGAAAGTGTATGTTTCGCGAGCCTATGAACCGCACCCCAAGATGGGGGACCTTCTTGTGTTCTATCGAACGGGAGGATTATACAAAAGCGTCATTACCACAATCGGTATTGTAACTGAAATTAAGGAAAATTTCAGCAATAAAGAAGAATTTGTTGTTTACTGTCGCAAGGGAAGCGTGTTCCCCGAGAAAGAACTCGAGAAAATGTGGGATTATCGACCTCAAAGACCTTTTGTGGTGAGTTTTCTTTATGTATATTCTTTCCCAAATAGAATAAACATGAGCAAGTTGATTGACATGGGCATCTTTAACGGAGTCAATGACGCACCCCGCGGTTTTAGATTAATCTCTAAAAACCAGTTTGAATGCATTTTAAAGGAGACCGACAGTGAAGGCTGTTTTATTGTCGATTAA
- a CDS encoding DNA cytosine methyltransferase — protein sequence MNFSALSLFASAGVAETYFEDHGVHIKVASELLPQRARFHEHLYPDAKMFQGDITDETVYSEVINAAKKAKCDFILATPPCQGMSTAGLQKKDDPRNRLILSVLRAINDLKPKYVMIENVPELLQTSIYIDGEWKSINNYIHEQLDANYFFNEKKVVNAMYYGVPQSRERCVYLLSRKSTRIHWEFPKPATQVCTMRDAIGNLPSLDPNVTDISEEERKKLFPHYYEKEAAGLKVSKWHYPPKHKLRHVIAMMHTPEGHSAWENKKFYPTLKDGRKSKGYKNTYKRQWWDKPAYTITMFTSRLGSQENGHPGHPITESDDENERIWSDARTMSILELMRLSSLPDNWNIPEWASSNVIREIIGEGVPPRLLEAALISLENLIGERDA from the coding sequence ATGAATTTTTCTGCGCTTTCTCTTTTTGCTAGTGCTGGTGTAGCTGAGACATATTTCGAAGATCATGGGGTTCATATAAAGGTCGCTTCAGAGTTGCTTCCACAAAGAGCTCGTTTTCATGAACATTTATATCCAGACGCAAAAATGTTTCAAGGCGATATTACGGATGAAACAGTTTATTCTGAAGTAATAAATGCAGCCAAGAAAGCAAAATGCGATTTTATTCTTGCGACTCCCCCATGTCAAGGAATGAGTACTGCAGGACTGCAAAAAAAAGATGATCCTCGTAACCGCCTTATATTGAGTGTTCTGCGGGCAATAAATGACCTTAAGCCCAAATATGTTATGATAGAAAACGTGCCTGAACTTTTACAAACATCTATTTATATAGATGGCGAATGGAAATCCATAAACAACTATATCCATGAACAACTAGATGCTAATTATTTTTTTAATGAAAAAAAAGTTGTTAACGCGATGTACTATGGAGTACCCCAATCAAGAGAACGTTGCGTTTATCTATTGTCAAGAAAATCTACAAGAATCCATTGGGAATTTCCTAAACCGGCAACTCAAGTATGCACAATGAGAGATGCAATTGGAAACCTTCCTTCACTGGATCCGAATGTGACTGACATATCTGAGGAAGAACGAAAAAAGCTTTTTCCCCACTATTATGAAAAAGAGGCTGCTGGACTTAAAGTGTCAAAATGGCATTATCCACCCAAGCATAAACTCCGCCATGTCATAGCAATGATGCATACACCAGAAGGGCACTCTGCTTGGGAAAACAAAAAATTTTATCCAACTTTGAAAGACGGCCGAAAATCAAAAGGATACAAAAATACATATAAACGGCAATGGTGGGATAAACCAGCTTATACAATAACAATGTTCACAAGTCGATTAGGCTCCCAAGAAAATGGTCATCCAGGACATCCTATAACAGAATCAGATGATGAAAATGAAAGAATTTGGTCGGATGCTAGAACAATGTCCATTCTCGAGTTAATGCGATTGTCTTCGCTGCCAGATAATTGGAATATCCCAGAGTGGGCCAGTAGTAATGTGATTAGGGAAATTATCGGAGAAGGAGTTCCTCCAAGATTATTGGAGGCAGCACTTATCTCATTGGAGAATTTGATTGGTGAAAGAGATGCTTAA
- a CDS encoding DNA cytosine methyltransferase, with protein sequence MKEMLKFKEPLKALSLFCNVGIAESYFKEIGVDVKVANELLPERAKFYSHLYPDVNMINGDITDHNIFQKVISAAKRSKVDFVMATPPCQGMSCAGRKDPKDPRNILVYYAIEAIKIIKPKFALIENVPMQQHTKINYKGKDVFIPEYVEAELGDSYTFNTERVVNAADFGVPQSRKRYIYLMARKDQNLIWNFPKKEKHQITAQEAIGHLPSLDPLLREESERWRFPDYEKKKKAGLKISKWHYATKQSWKLVELMMHTPSGKSAFLNDHFFPKKNGRRVKGAPRTYMRMFWDKPATTIMQNSDVISAFINVHPGRVVVDSDDDRERIYSDARTLSIYELIILSSLPTNWNIPEWADEKLIRQVIGEGIPPLLIKKAIESLIKEYQSC encoded by the coding sequence GTGAAAGAGATGCTTAAATTTAAGGAACCCCTTAAAGCATTGTCGCTTTTTTGTAATGTCGGAATAGCAGAAAGCTATTTTAAGGAGATAGGCGTAGACGTAAAAGTAGCGAATGAATTACTTCCTGAAAGAGCAAAATTTTATAGTCATTTGTATCCAGACGTCAACATGATTAATGGGGACATTACAGATCATAATATATTCCAAAAAGTGATATCGGCAGCCAAAAGATCCAAAGTAGATTTTGTTATGGCAACACCTCCTTGTCAGGGAATGTCTTGCGCTGGCCGAAAAGACCCTAAAGACCCGAGAAATATCTTGGTCTATTATGCCATTGAGGCTATAAAAATAATTAAGCCTAAGTTTGCACTAATCGAAAATGTACCAATGCAACAGCATACGAAAATAAACTATAAGGGGAAGGATGTTTTCATACCAGAATATGTTGAAGCAGAATTAGGAGATTCCTATACTTTTAATACAGAACGTGTTGTAAACGCGGCTGATTTTGGAGTTCCGCAATCCCGGAAAAGATACATTTATCTTATGGCTAGAAAAGATCAGAATCTAATATGGAACTTTCCGAAAAAGGAAAAGCACCAAATAACAGCACAGGAGGCTATAGGTCACTTGCCATCATTAGATCCTCTACTTAGAGAAGAGTCGGAACGTTGGAGATTCCCAGACTATGAAAAAAAGAAAAAAGCAGGATTGAAAATTTCAAAATGGCATTATGCAACAAAACAAAGTTGGAAACTTGTTGAGCTCATGATGCATACACCTTCGGGCAAGTCAGCTTTTCTTAATGACCATTTTTTCCCCAAAAAAAATGGTCGCCGAGTAAAGGGAGCTCCAAGAACCTATATGCGAATGTTTTGGGATAAACCAGCAACAACGATTATGCAAAATAGCGATGTCATTTCAGCTTTTATAAATGTTCATCCAGGAAGAGTTGTTGTTGATAGTGATGATGATCGAGAAAGGATTTATTCCGATGCGAGAACATTAAGTATTTATGAGTTGATAATTCTTTCGTCTTTACCAACGAATTGGAACATTCCTGAATGGGCTGATGAAAAATTAATCCGCCAGGTTATCGGTGAAGGAATTCCACCCTTGCTGATAAAAAAGGCAATCGAATCATTAATAAAGGAGTACCAGTCATGTTAG
- a CDS encoding AAA family ATPase, with protein MPLDITVGHLNMPNQTNIPTKKNISERKDLLSFSPTQIIYYGVPGSGKSHTVDDEINKKLSKYNERKTEDNKITYDNQVTRVVFHPDYGNADFIGQIMPKIREGHGVDYVFKPGPFSQILRKAYLNSDKPYFLIIEEINRGNAAAIFGEMIQLLDRIKENKDKSGYSTGWSSYSIWNDDVNDYIRDINAYNKFEHSGCVKVNHPKDMLDGNGNPADSPDENGKKEIDFSSATSYSSLELILQGFDYKQTFRESTAIRLPPNLSIYATMNTSDQNVFTLDNAFQRRWEMKQISNDLAHDDSTADTTKQYDQIIGDTNVKWGEFREVINEIIMQSAEENGLSSMEDKRLGGWFITPKKLDDNENSKAVITKNAFAEKVLKYLWDDAFKFDRKAHFGNVKTLEKLIENFDTKGFNIFADTDIKKLQEIASTKTNNDGSINNSTSTPTQNDNNG; from the coding sequence ATGCCTCTAGACATCACCGTTGGCCATTTAAACATGCCAAACCAAACAAACATTCCTACAAAAAAAAACATATCAGAAAGAAAAGACTTGTTGTCCTTCTCACCAACCCAAATCATCTACTATGGTGTTCCCGGCAGCGGAAAAAGCCATACAGTCGATGACGAAATCAACAAGAAACTAAGTAAATATAACGAAAGAAAAACAGAGGACAACAAGATTACGTATGACAATCAGGTAACCCGTGTAGTCTTCCATCCTGATTACGGAAATGCGGATTTTATTGGGCAAATAATGCCGAAAATCCGAGAAGGTCATGGAGTAGATTATGTGTTCAAGCCAGGTCCATTCTCGCAGATTTTGCGAAAAGCATATCTTAATTCAGACAAACCCTATTTCCTTATTATAGAAGAAATCAACCGAGGAAACGCGGCCGCTATTTTTGGCGAAATGATCCAGCTGTTGGATCGAATTAAAGAGAACAAAGATAAAAGTGGATATAGTACAGGTTGGAGTTCCTACTCTATATGGAATGATGATGTTAATGACTATATCCGAGATATCAATGCTTATAACAAATTTGAGCATAGCGGTTGTGTAAAAGTCAACCATCCTAAAGATATGCTAGATGGCAACGGAAATCCAGCTGACTCTCCTGATGAGAACGGCAAAAAAGAAATCGATTTTTCTTCAGCGACTTCTTACAGTTCACTAGAATTAATTCTCCAGGGATTTGATTATAAGCAAACATTCCGGGAATCTACAGCAATTCGCCTCCCGCCTAACCTCTCTATCTACGCAACAATGAACACTAGCGACCAGAATGTGTTTACGCTTGATAATGCGTTCCAGCGTCGTTGGGAAATGAAACAAATATCTAACGATTTGGCCCATGATGATTCCACCGCAGACACAACAAAACAGTATGATCAAATCATCGGCGATACAAATGTCAAATGGGGAGAATTCCGCGAAGTAATAAATGAAATAATCATGCAGTCTGCCGAAGAAAATGGTTTATCCAGTATGGAGGACAAACGCCTTGGCGGGTGGTTTATCACACCCAAGAAACTCGATGATAATGAAAATTCAAAGGCTGTTATCACAAAAAATGCTTTTGCAGAAAAGGTTCTCAAATACCTCTGGGATGACGCATTTAAGTTTGACCGAAAAGCGCATTTTGGCAATGTGAAAACACTTGAAAAACTTATTGAAAACTTTGATACAAAAGGCTTCAATATTTTCGCTGATACAGATATAAAAAAACTGCAGGAGATAGCTTCGACTAAGACCAACAATGATGGTTCTATAAATAATTCGACAAGTACCCCCACACAGAATGACAACAACGGATAA
- a CDS encoding LlaJI family restriction endonuclease, which yields MTTTDKYIPQQERPKLSEVCVYGGKQSDEFAGIRYENGSLKVYFPFGYSKPIDDEKEYRKDILNLISVLAAYSKESKSVDQNRQLNEDEVQFPIHAYLHVFNYFLNFGYYIENEMTYKRASSGKINWPRTIKQIRPKIAGERPNESVVYLDFITKRSSNNENEIITQIHQYCVYESYEKVGCLFGYFRPKKPTIPFNAKMFAAILKNKISRTFNEKHILLFRNMLDIVCYMGKRNDNRKASFGTNDFEYVWEGLIDDVFGVKKSEKEKYYPHCAWHISDKDSDAEWNETKRTALRPDTIMLSANNDAKIFVLDAKYYQYGENRESKRLPGTGSIIKQIAYAEFIEAMRQQKPKIAQGDIYNAFILPYATTFSESKYPMENFGYADCNWKNTEAKTYHKIYGILLDVRSIMHRHPNHSDKDIAELAARIEGRI from the coding sequence ATGACAACAACGGATAAATACATTCCTCAACAGGAACGCCCGAAACTTAGCGAAGTTTGCGTCTATGGAGGCAAACAAAGCGATGAGTTCGCTGGGATCCGTTATGAAAACGGATCGTTAAAGGTGTATTTTCCTTTTGGTTATTCTAAGCCAATAGATGACGAAAAAGAATATCGCAAGGATATATTGAATCTTATTTCAGTTCTTGCAGCCTATTCCAAAGAAAGTAAAAGTGTTGACCAGAATCGTCAATTAAACGAAGACGAAGTTCAATTTCCGATTCATGCTTACCTTCATGTTTTCAATTATTTCCTAAACTTTGGTTACTACATTGAAAACGAGATGACATACAAAAGGGCTTCGAGTGGGAAAATTAATTGGCCAAGAACGATCAAACAGATTCGCCCCAAAATTGCGGGCGAGCGTCCAAACGAATCGGTTGTTTATCTCGATTTCATAACAAAAAGGTCGAGCAACAACGAAAATGAAATCATAACGCAAATTCATCAATATTGTGTTTATGAGAGCTACGAGAAAGTCGGATGCTTGTTCGGGTATTTCCGACCAAAAAAGCCAACCATTCCCTTTAATGCAAAGATGTTCGCCGCCATTTTGAAAAATAAGATTTCAAGAACATTCAACGAAAAGCACATCCTACTTTTTAGAAATATGCTTGACATCGTTTGTTACATGGGCAAACGGAATGACAATCGAAAAGCAAGTTTCGGCACTAATGATTTTGAATATGTTTGGGAAGGCCTGATTGATGATGTTTTTGGTGTCAAAAAAAGTGAAAAAGAAAAATATTATCCGCATTGTGCTTGGCATATCAGTGATAAAGATAGCGATGCAGAATGGAACGAAACAAAAAGAACGGCATTACGCCCCGACACAATAATGTTATCCGCAAACAATGATGCAAAAATTTTTGTTCTCGACGCGAAATACTATCAATATGGGGAAAATCGCGAGTCCAAGAGATTACCCGGAACAGGTTCAATCATTAAGCAAATCGCTTACGCAGAATTTATAGAAGCAATGCGCCAACAGAAACCGAAGATTGCCCAAGGCGATATCTACAACGCATTCATCCTACCTTACGCAACAACATTTAGCGAATCAAAATATCCAATGGAAAATTTCGGATATGCAGATTGCAATTGGAAAAATACAGAAGCAAAAACATACCATAAAATCTATGGAATATTGCTAGATGTCCGATCCATCATGCATCGTCACCCGAATCATTCCGACAAAGACATAGCCGAACTCGCCGCAAGAATTGAAGGCAGAATTTAA
- a CDS encoding type II toxin-antitoxin system RelE/ParE family toxin, with the protein MNENIDNLSKFDYIIKRYTVRITHKALKNLDKMPKPEQEKFFRLKTALETRGPEQPSFMNYSKLGMNMYHCHLSRKWVACWKNESGTLTIEVYYVGSRESAPYARH; encoded by the coding sequence ATGAATGAAAATATTGACAACTTGTCAAAATTTGATTACATTATAAAAAGATACACGGTCAGAATAACACATAAGGCTTTAAAGAACCTTGATAAAATGCCCAAGCCAGAACAGGAAAAGTTCTTCCGTTTGAAAACGGCTTTGGAAACAAGAGGTCCTGAACAGCCCTCGTTTATGAATTATTCTAAACTCGGTATGAACATGTATCATTGCCATTTGTCAAGAAAATGGGTTGCATGTTGGAAAAATGAATCGGGAACTTTAACTATAGAGGTCTACTATGTTGGCAGTCGTGAAAGCGCCCCCTACGCACGGCACTAA